A stretch of Malus sylvestris chromosome 11, drMalSylv7.2, whole genome shotgun sequence DNA encodes these proteins:
- the LOC126590662 gene encoding protein NETWORKED 4A-like has protein sequence MANSLVESNKTMKRFESRKSHSWWWDSHIGHKNSKWLADNREEMDRSIKRMLKLVEEDGDTFAKKAEMYYQKRPELIAHVEEFYRLYRSLAERYDHVTGELRKNAPSDLQSQSSCLSDIGSELPSALPSPDFQPGRLGRRKSGPRAAGFDFFLGPGGNGSDNYQKEGDESSSLTDSEPESDDSSVNNYSTPLSNGLDHGHTRKIIELEIELREVKEKLRMLQEESVDSSFTGAKPDHSNEFPAKIAEYEQELTTTNEKLRESEEEIARLNIKLKRDESPQHNNGIKVALEPESPQHNNGLKLALELSKPKEAKIHEGERDREINESPEIHDRVDGSGELQDPGSKIEALTKELRATKDRLQHSEKEIASLRQQLESNKASEEIQRLQGQLVSANKDISSWKTKFNTEKREVSKLQERISRLKNSLTDRDNEVMDLKIAVSDAEEKIFPEKAQVKAEISRLQLERTHSEEQIRDWESRARLLEDEIRQMKSGKAEMEERLNGEIAQLKADILERSNQMENLNKVLDAMKTERYELSTKATTLQAEVSSRDDQINEINKTLQHMQTEHQELLNGAEGERKLVEELTERAKELEEEIQRQRIVIMEGAEGKREAIRQLCFSLEHYRNGYHRLRQACMGNKRVPVLAT, from the exons GTTGAGTCCAATAAGACTATGAAGAGGTTCGAATCAAGAAAGTCTCATTCGTGGTGGTGGGATAGTCACATCGGTCACAAGAACTCTAAGTGGCTTGCAGATAATCGCGAGG AGATGGATCGGAGCATCAAACGGATGTTGAAGCTGGTTGAAGAGGATGGGGATACATTTGCAAAAAAGGCAGAAATGTATTATCAAAAGAGGCCTGAATTGATTGCTCATGTTGAAGAGTTTTATCGCTTGTACCGGTCCCTGGCTGAACGTTATGATCATGTGACAGGAGAATTGCGGAAGAATGCACCCTCAGATCTCCAATCCCAGAGTTCATGCCTTTCTGACATTGGTTCAGAACTGCCATCTGCATTGCCATCTCCTGATTTCCAACCTGGAAGACTAGGTCGTCGGAAATCTGGCCCTCGTGCTGCTGGCTTTGATTTCTTCCTTGGCCCTGGTGGAAACGGCTCAGATAATTACCAGAAAGAGGGAGACGAATCATCTTCATTAACCGATTCCGAGCCAGAATCTGATGATTCTTCAGTCAACAATTATTCAACTCCCTTGTCAAATGGTCTTGATCATGGGCATACGAGAAAGATAATTGAATTGGAAATTGAGCTTCGTGAAGTGAAGGAGAAGCTCCGGATGCTACAGGAAGAGAGTGTAGACAGTTCATTCACGGGTGCAAAACCTGATCATTCCAATGAATTTCCTGCAAAAATTGCAGAATATGAGCAGGAGCTGACAACCACAAATGAAAAATTGCGGGAGTCGGAAGAAGAGATTGCCAGGTTGAACATCAAGCTCAAAAGGGACGAGTCTCCGCAGCATAATAATGGTATAAAGGTTGCACTTGAACCAGAGTCTCCACAACATAATAATGGTCTTAAGCTTGCACTTGAATTATCAAAACCGAAAGAGGCCAAGATACATGAGGGTGAGCGAGACAGGGAGATAAATGAATCGCCGGAGATTCATGACAGGGTTGATGGGTCGGGAGAACTTCAAGACCCAGGTAGCAAGATTGAGGCATTGACGAAAGAGCTTAGAGCCACAAAAGATAGACTTCAACATTCAGAAAAAGAGATTGCAAGTTTGAGACAGCAACTTGAGAGTAATAAAGCCTCTGAGGAAATCCAACGCTTGCAGGGTCAGCTTGTATCCGCTAACAAGGATATTTCTTCGTGGAAAACGAAGTTCAACACAGAGAAACGAGAGGTGTCCAAGCTGCAGGAACGAATTTCAAGGTTGAAAAATAGTTTAACAGACCGGGATAATGAAGTCATGGATTTGAAAATAGCAGTGTCTGATGCCGAGGAGAAGATTTTCCCCGAGAAAGCACAGGTTAAGGCTGAAATATCTCGATTGCAATTAGAACGGACACATTCAGAGGAGCAAATTAGAGACTGGGAATCTCGTGCTCGGTTGTTGGAAGACGAAATCAGACAGATGAAGTCTGGAAAAGCAGAAATGGAGGAGAGACTGAATGGCGAGATCGCGCAGTTGAAGGCAGACATCCTTGAGAGAAGCAACCAAATGGAGAATTTAAACAAGGTCCTTGATGCAATGAAAACAGAAAGATATGAGCTTAGCACCAAAGCCACAACGCTACAGGCGGAGGTGAGTTCAAGAGACGATCAGATCAATGAGATAAACAAGACTTTGCAGCATATGCAGACGGAACATCAGGAACTGCTCAACGGGGCTGAAGGGGAGCGTAAACTGGTGGAGGAGCTTACAGAGAGAGCGAAGGAACTCGAAGAGGAGATTCAGAGGCAAAGAATTGTGATCATGGAAGGAGCAGAAGGGAAAAGAGAAGCTATAAGGCAGCTATGCTTCTCGCTCGAACATTACAGGAACGGATACCATAGGCTTAGACAGGCTTGCATGGGGAACAAGAGAGTTCCAGTTTTGGCAACTTAA
- the LOC126589866 gene encoding DEAD-box ATP-dependent RNA helicase 20-like isoform X1, with the protein MSYVPPHLRSSSRTTTTTTTTTTTTAKPSSRTLDDQSKLSSSNSHINNDKSSGGASFSSFSHSNASSRGSSGAVSQASRARPDSVVPQWKPSDRVLGMKPEMIEEVCLRLNLDVSASPDSAPAPAPIESFTDMCLHPSIMKDIDNHGYTTPTSIQAQAMPVALSGRDLLGCAETGSGKTAAFAIPMIQHCLAQPPVQRGDGPLALVLAPTRELAQQIEKEVKAFSASLESFRTAIVVGGTNISEQRSELRAGVDVVVATPGRFIDHLQQRNTSLTRISFVVLDEADRMLDMGFEPQIREVMRNLSEKHQTLLFSATMPEEIEELAQEYLTKPVQVKVGKVSSPTANVTQTLEKVPESEKTDRLLALLVEEASRVEGTGHPFPLTIVFVERKTRCDEVAEALVAQGLHAVALHGGRTQTEREAALRDFRKGTTSILVATDVASRGLDVSGVAHVINLDLPKSMEDYVHRIGRTGRAGSMGQSTSFYTDRDMFLVANIKKAISDAGSGNAVAFATGKTARRKEKEAAAAQKQARVALSNSSTAGPASVNIEDKYRFMFADSNNKKEGAADSAWDD; encoded by the exons ATGTCGTACGTGCCTCCGCACCTGAGGTCGAGCTCACGAaccaccacaaccaccaccaccaccaccaccaccaccgccaaACCCTCGTCCCGAACCCTAGACGATCAGAGCAAGCTCTCCTCCTCAAACTCTCACATCAACAACGATAAGTCGTCCGGTGGTGCTTCCTTCTCCAGCTTCTCGcactccaatgcctcctcccgCGGGAGCTCCGGCGCTGTCTCCCAGGCCAGCAGAGCTCGCCCTGACTCCGTCGTCCCTCAGTGGAAGCCCTCCGACCGCGTCCTCGGCATGAAGCCTGAAATG ATTGAAGAGGTTTGTTTGCGGCTTAATTTGGATGTTTCTGCTAGTCCCGACTCTGCTCCTGCTCCGGCACCGATTGAGTCTTTCACAGATATG TGTTTGCACCCTAGCATCATGAAGGATATCGACAATCACGGATACACTACACCGACATCCATTCAGGCTCAAGCTATGCCGGTTGCCCTCAGTGGGAGGGACCTATTAGGTTGTGCTGAAACTGGCAGTGGAAAAACTGCTGCATTCGCCATTCCCATGATACAG CATTGCTTGGCTCAACCTCCTGTTCAGCGCGGTGATGGACCACTAGCTCTGGTATTGGCTCCGACTAGAGAGCTTGCCcaacaaattgaaaaagag GTCAAAGCTTTTAGTGCATCTCTCGAGTCCTTCAGAACTGCAATTGTGGTCGGTGGAACCAACATATCTGAGCAG AGGTCTGAGCTACGAGCAGGAGTTGATGTAGTGGTTGCCACTCCTGGAAGGTTTATAGATCATTTACAACAAAGGAACACTTCTCTCACTAGAATTTCTTTTGTTGTTCTAGATGAAGCTGATAGAATGCTTGACATGGGATTTGAACCGCAGATACGAGAG GTGATGCGGAACCTTTCTGAAAAGCATCAAACTTTGCTGTTCAGTGCAACTATGCCTGAAGAGATTGAAGAATTAGCTCAG GAATACTTAACTAAACCAGtgcaagtgaaggtgggaaaagTGAGTAGCCCTACAGCAAACGTAACTCAGACTTTGGAGAAGGTTCCTGAGAGTGAGAAG ACTGATCGGCTTTTGGCTTTGCTCGTAGAGGAGGCATCTCGGGTTGAAGGAACTGGCCATCCCTTTCCCTTAACTATTGTATTTGTTGAAAGGAAG ACGAGATGTGACGAAGTTGCTGAAGCTTTGGTAGCACAAGGGTTGCATGCAGTTGCTCTTCATGGTGGTCGTACTCAAACTGAAAGAGAGGCTGCTCTACGTGATTTTAGAAAAGGCACTACCAGTATTTTG GTCGCCACTGATGTTGCATCTCGTGGTTTGGATGTCTCAGGAGTTGCACATGTTATCAATTTGGATCTTCCAAAG AGCATGGAAGATTATGTGCACCGGATTGGAAGAACGGGAAGAGCAGGATCAATGGGACAATCTACTTCCTTTTACACTGATCGTGATATG TTCCTCGTGGCAAatataaagaaagcaatatcaGATGCTGGATCTGGGAATGCTGTGGCTTTTGCAACTGGGAAG ACTGcaagaaggaaagagaaagaagcagCAGCTGCTCAAAAGCAAGCTAGGGTTGCCTTATCCAATAGCTCAACAGCGGGACCAGCATCAGTAAACATCGAGGATAAGTATCGGTTCATGTTTGCTGATTCGAACAATAAAAAAGAAGGTGCAGCAGATAGTGCTTGGGACGATTGA
- the LOC126589866 gene encoding ATP-dependent RNA helicase DBP2-like isoform X2 produces the protein MSYVPPHLRSSSRTTTTTTTTTTTTAKPSSRTLDDQSKLSSSNSHINNDKSSGGASFSSFSHSNASSRGSSGAVSQASRARPDSVVPQWKPSDRVLGMKPEMIEEVCLRLNLDVSASPDSAPAPAPIESFTDMCLHPSIMKDIDNHGYTTPTSIQAQAMPVALSGRDLLGCAETGSGKTAAFAIPMIQHCLAQPPVQRGDGPLALVLAPTRELAQQIEKEVKAFSASLESFRTAIVVGGTNISEQRSELRAGVDVVVATPGRFIDHLQQRNTSLTRISFVVLDEADRMLDMGFEPQIREVMRNLSEKHQTLLFSATMPEEIEELAQEYLTKPVQVKVGKVSSPTANVTQTLEKVPESEKTDRLLALLVEEASRVEGTGHPFPLTIVFVERKTRCDEVAEALVAQGLHAVALHGGRTQTEREAALRDFRKGTTSILVATDVASRGLDVSGVAHVINLDLPKQT, from the exons ATGTCGTACGTGCCTCCGCACCTGAGGTCGAGCTCACGAaccaccacaaccaccaccaccaccaccaccaccaccgccaaACCCTCGTCCCGAACCCTAGACGATCAGAGCAAGCTCTCCTCCTCAAACTCTCACATCAACAACGATAAGTCGTCCGGTGGTGCTTCCTTCTCCAGCTTCTCGcactccaatgcctcctcccgCGGGAGCTCCGGCGCTGTCTCCCAGGCCAGCAGAGCTCGCCCTGACTCCGTCGTCCCTCAGTGGAAGCCCTCCGACCGCGTCCTCGGCATGAAGCCTGAAATG ATTGAAGAGGTTTGTTTGCGGCTTAATTTGGATGTTTCTGCTAGTCCCGACTCTGCTCCTGCTCCGGCACCGATTGAGTCTTTCACAGATATG TGTTTGCACCCTAGCATCATGAAGGATATCGACAATCACGGATACACTACACCGACATCCATTCAGGCTCAAGCTATGCCGGTTGCCCTCAGTGGGAGGGACCTATTAGGTTGTGCTGAAACTGGCAGTGGAAAAACTGCTGCATTCGCCATTCCCATGATACAG CATTGCTTGGCTCAACCTCCTGTTCAGCGCGGTGATGGACCACTAGCTCTGGTATTGGCTCCGACTAGAGAGCTTGCCcaacaaattgaaaaagag GTCAAAGCTTTTAGTGCATCTCTCGAGTCCTTCAGAACTGCAATTGTGGTCGGTGGAACCAACATATCTGAGCAG AGGTCTGAGCTACGAGCAGGAGTTGATGTAGTGGTTGCCACTCCTGGAAGGTTTATAGATCATTTACAACAAAGGAACACTTCTCTCACTAGAATTTCTTTTGTTGTTCTAGATGAAGCTGATAGAATGCTTGACATGGGATTTGAACCGCAGATACGAGAG GTGATGCGGAACCTTTCTGAAAAGCATCAAACTTTGCTGTTCAGTGCAACTATGCCTGAAGAGATTGAAGAATTAGCTCAG GAATACTTAACTAAACCAGtgcaagtgaaggtgggaaaagTGAGTAGCCCTACAGCAAACGTAACTCAGACTTTGGAGAAGGTTCCTGAGAGTGAGAAG ACTGATCGGCTTTTGGCTTTGCTCGTAGAGGAGGCATCTCGGGTTGAAGGAACTGGCCATCCCTTTCCCTTAACTATTGTATTTGTTGAAAGGAAG ACGAGATGTGACGAAGTTGCTGAAGCTTTGGTAGCACAAGGGTTGCATGCAGTTGCTCTTCATGGTGGTCGTACTCAAACTGAAAGAGAGGCTGCTCTACGTGATTTTAGAAAAGGCACTACCAGTATTTTG GTCGCCACTGATGTTGCATCTCGTGGTTTGGATGTCTCAGGAGTTGCACATGTTATCAATTTGGATCTTCCAAAG CAAACCTGA